From a single Eretmochelys imbricata isolate rEreImb1 chromosome 13, rEreImb1.hap1, whole genome shotgun sequence genomic region:
- the SNAPC2 gene encoding snRNA-activating protein complex subunit 2 isoform X1: MKPPLRTRSAPTRYETGPPARHAPARAPWTAREKRHLIKALKTQAPQGELQAEQLREHLPRRSEAEILAFIHQLKGRVAREAIQMEYRRCREEQRCKEAEILAPIEVWTDLAEKLTDKLEETVTTAFSQVLTIAVTEPLSLLHSVPQKLTRAAEKKVLPGSSSQHAASPAPDDAARNGDAAPGPPAAAPSSSTSTDPGVREEPEKFSVDFEKIYKYLSMLSRDIKVPELSPYESAVVLDLLMSLPEELSNLDYDGLKRHMHRSYRELTAQKPDGSRKGSDPGASAGELAADLPSASVDCERPPTANLSASCTLQTELAQPSDNEKRPSRSGECEQGTQETLQPSVSPSPAQHSASHGQLPPPLHSAGIDAQKSVWKDLGICPLNLFLVPLELLARKGGSLD, encoded by the exons ATGAAGCCCCCTCTTCGGACCCGCTCGGCCCCCACACGCTACGAAACGGGCCCCCCTGCACGCCACGCACCCGCTCGGGCCCCCTGGACGGCGCGGGAGAAGCGGCATCTCATCAAGGCCCTGAAGACCCAGGCCCCtcaaggggagctgcaggccgAGCAGTTGCGGGAGCATCTGCCCCGTAGGAGTGAGGCCGAG ATTCTGGCCTTCATCCACCAGCTGAAGGGCCGTGTAGCAAGGGAGGCCATACAGATGGAGTATCGCCGCTGCCGGGAGGAGCAGAGATGCAAAGAAGCTGAGATCCTAGCTCCTATTGAG GTCTGGACAGATCTTGCTGAGAAGCTGACGGATAAGCTGGAAGAAACCGTGACAACAGCTTTCTCTCAG GTTCTGACCATCGCAGTCACCGAGCCGCTCAGTTTGCTCCACTCCGTTCCCCAGAAGCTGACCAGAGCTGCAGAGAAGAAGGTCCTTCCAGGCTCCTCGAGCCAGCATGCTGCATCGCCAGCCCCTGATGATGCAGCAAGGAATGGAGATGCTGCCCCaggccccccagcagcagctccgtCCTCCAGCACTAGCACAGACCCAGGTGTTCGCGAGGAACCAGAGAAATTCAGCGTGGACTTTGAGAAGATCTATAAATATTTATCGATGCTCTCCAGGGACATCAAAGTGCCCGAGCTCTCGCCATACG AGTCTGCCGTCGTCCTAGACCTGTTGATGTCCCTCCCTGAAGAGCTGAGCAACCTGGACTATGATGGATTGAAGAGGCACATGCACAGATCCTACAGGGAACTGACTGCGCAGAAGCCAGATGGGAGCAGGAAAGGGTCAGATCCAGGAGCCAGTGCAGGAGAGCTGGCCGCAGACCTGCCTTCTGCCAGTGTCGACTGTGAGAGGCCTCCCACTGCTAACCTGTCTGCGAGCTGCACATTGCAGACAGAACTGGCACAGCCCAGTGACAACGAGAAAAGGCCCAGCAGGTCAGGGGAATGTGAGCAGGGAACACAGGAAACTCTCCAGCCCAGTGTGagcccatccccagcccagcatTCAGCTTCCCATGGCCAgttgcccccacccctccacagtGCCGGTATAGATGCTCAGAAGTCAGTTTGGAAGGATCTGGGAATTTGCCCTTTGAACTTGTTCCTTGTTCCCTTGGAGCTTCTGGCTCGAAAGGGGGGTAGTTTGGACTGA
- the SNAPC2 gene encoding snRNA-activating protein complex subunit 2 isoform X2: protein MKPPLRTRSAPTRYETGPPARHAPARAPWTAREKRHLIKALKTQAPQGELQAEQLREHLPRRSEAEILAFIHQLKGRVAREAIQMEYRRCREEQRCKEAEILAPIEVWTDLAEKLTDKLEETVTTAFSQKLTRAAEKKVLPGSSSQHAASPAPDDAARNGDAAPGPPAAAPSSSTSTDPGVREEPEKFSVDFEKIYKYLSMLSRDIKVPELSPYESAVVLDLLMSLPEELSNLDYDGLKRHMHRSYRELTAQKPDGSRKGSDPGASAGELAADLPSASVDCERPPTANLSASCTLQTELAQPSDNEKRPSRSGECEQGTQETLQPSVSPSPAQHSASHGQLPPPLHSAGIDAQKSVWKDLGICPLNLFLVPLELLARKGGSLD, encoded by the exons ATGAAGCCCCCTCTTCGGACCCGCTCGGCCCCCACACGCTACGAAACGGGCCCCCCTGCACGCCACGCACCCGCTCGGGCCCCCTGGACGGCGCGGGAGAAGCGGCATCTCATCAAGGCCCTGAAGACCCAGGCCCCtcaaggggagctgcaggccgAGCAGTTGCGGGAGCATCTGCCCCGTAGGAGTGAGGCCGAG ATTCTGGCCTTCATCCACCAGCTGAAGGGCCGTGTAGCAAGGGAGGCCATACAGATGGAGTATCGCCGCTGCCGGGAGGAGCAGAGATGCAAAGAAGCTGAGATCCTAGCTCCTATTGAG GTCTGGACAGATCTTGCTGAGAAGCTGACGGATAAGCTGGAAGAAACCGTGACAACAGCTTTCTCTCAG AAGCTGACCAGAGCTGCAGAGAAGAAGGTCCTTCCAGGCTCCTCGAGCCAGCATGCTGCATCGCCAGCCCCTGATGATGCAGCAAGGAATGGAGATGCTGCCCCaggccccccagcagcagctccgtCCTCCAGCACTAGCACAGACCCAGGTGTTCGCGAGGAACCAGAGAAATTCAGCGTGGACTTTGAGAAGATCTATAAATATTTATCGATGCTCTCCAGGGACATCAAAGTGCCCGAGCTCTCGCCATACG AGTCTGCCGTCGTCCTAGACCTGTTGATGTCCCTCCCTGAAGAGCTGAGCAACCTGGACTATGATGGATTGAAGAGGCACATGCACAGATCCTACAGGGAACTGACTGCGCAGAAGCCAGATGGGAGCAGGAAAGGGTCAGATCCAGGAGCCAGTGCAGGAGAGCTGGCCGCAGACCTGCCTTCTGCCAGTGTCGACTGTGAGAGGCCTCCCACTGCTAACCTGTCTGCGAGCTGCACATTGCAGACAGAACTGGCACAGCCCAGTGACAACGAGAAAAGGCCCAGCAGGTCAGGGGAATGTGAGCAGGGAACACAGGAAACTCTCCAGCCCAGTGTGagcccatccccagcccagcatTCAGCTTCCCATGGCCAgttgcccccacccctccacagtGCCGGTATAGATGCTCAGAAGTCAGTTTGGAAGGATCTGGGAATTTGCCCTTTGAACTTGTTCCTTGTTCCCTTGGAGCTTCTGGCTCGAAAGGGGGGTAGTTTGGACTGA
- the SNAPC2 gene encoding snRNA-activating protein complex subunit 2 isoform X3, translated as MKPPLRTRSAPTRYETGPPARHAPARAPWTAREKRHLIKALKTQAPQGELQAEQLREHLPRRSEAEILAFIHQLKGRVAREAIQMEYRRCREEQRCKEAEILAPIEVLTIAVTEPLSLLHSVPQKLTRAAEKKVLPGSSSQHAASPAPDDAARNGDAAPGPPAAAPSSSTSTDPGVREEPEKFSVDFEKIYKYLSMLSRDIKVPELSPYESAVVLDLLMSLPEELSNLDYDGLKRHMHRSYRELTAQKPDGSRKGSDPGASAGELAADLPSASVDCERPPTANLSASCTLQTELAQPSDNEKRPSRSGECEQGTQETLQPSVSPSPAQHSASHGQLPPPLHSAGIDAQKSVWKDLGICPLNLFLVPLELLARKGGSLD; from the exons ATGAAGCCCCCTCTTCGGACCCGCTCGGCCCCCACACGCTACGAAACGGGCCCCCCTGCACGCCACGCACCCGCTCGGGCCCCCTGGACGGCGCGGGAGAAGCGGCATCTCATCAAGGCCCTGAAGACCCAGGCCCCtcaaggggagctgcaggccgAGCAGTTGCGGGAGCATCTGCCCCGTAGGAGTGAGGCCGAG ATTCTGGCCTTCATCCACCAGCTGAAGGGCCGTGTAGCAAGGGAGGCCATACAGATGGAGTATCGCCGCTGCCGGGAGGAGCAGAGATGCAAAGAAGCTGAGATCCTAGCTCCTATTGAG GTTCTGACCATCGCAGTCACCGAGCCGCTCAGTTTGCTCCACTCCGTTCCCCAGAAGCTGACCAGAGCTGCAGAGAAGAAGGTCCTTCCAGGCTCCTCGAGCCAGCATGCTGCATCGCCAGCCCCTGATGATGCAGCAAGGAATGGAGATGCTGCCCCaggccccccagcagcagctccgtCCTCCAGCACTAGCACAGACCCAGGTGTTCGCGAGGAACCAGAGAAATTCAGCGTGGACTTTGAGAAGATCTATAAATATTTATCGATGCTCTCCAGGGACATCAAAGTGCCCGAGCTCTCGCCATACG AGTCTGCCGTCGTCCTAGACCTGTTGATGTCCCTCCCTGAAGAGCTGAGCAACCTGGACTATGATGGATTGAAGAGGCACATGCACAGATCCTACAGGGAACTGACTGCGCAGAAGCCAGATGGGAGCAGGAAAGGGTCAGATCCAGGAGCCAGTGCAGGAGAGCTGGCCGCAGACCTGCCTTCTGCCAGTGTCGACTGTGAGAGGCCTCCCACTGCTAACCTGTCTGCGAGCTGCACATTGCAGACAGAACTGGCACAGCCCAGTGACAACGAGAAAAGGCCCAGCAGGTCAGGGGAATGTGAGCAGGGAACACAGGAAACTCTCCAGCCCAGTGTGagcccatccccagcccagcatTCAGCTTCCCATGGCCAgttgcccccacccctccacagtGCCGGTATAGATGCTCAGAAGTCAGTTTGGAAGGATCTGGGAATTTGCCCTTTGAACTTGTTCCTTGTTCCCTTGGAGCTTCTGGCTCGAAAGGGGGGTAGTTTGGACTGA